From the genome of Oceanispirochaeta sp. M1, one region includes:
- a CDS encoding ComEC/Rec2 family competence protein translates to MNHHILRGISLFTALFYTVAQPFGLPFYFYFFPLLILGALSIASGKKGVLFFIILLIFLSFSHVIYLYRSRLYIPFPVEHCISIRGRLVQEPSWNSRGNLNFILEPGVIGSRTGAAGEGLGRISVSLPAERAFAPEVWVRGDSMRVSGKMVLYEDVPFFYGRSMDLYVVNRPQQFRRRLLAQVHRRAASVSDFSASLLPALVLGLKHPSQERSSRLFRETGTAHIIALSGFHSGLVALLLYGFFKLILGHRGGLVMAGLGLLFYLYLAGPKPSLFRSVLMYQILLLCKLNHRKADLRKILIASFLISALVFPESLHTLSARLSYLALWGILSSSSLIYNLLHPMGSKFLRAGLSASLAAQIWTIPLVLSCFAIWYPAGIAASLVLTPLVSCYMYTGILYLFIPDLWILTVLPVFLCRLLEKMLLYSASIFRRIPPLSLPEAGSGLFLFLLFPLLLGLIYRPGGFGGKRRSEPELRLYLRDQSAVEYDGAGPAETLGSEFPDKQGCQGEDSKAAGSTGE, encoded by the coding sequence ATGAATCATCATATTCTCAGGGGTATCTCCCTCTTTACCGCCTTGTTCTATACAGTAGCTCAGCCCTTCGGGCTCCCTTTTTATTTTTACTTTTTCCCCCTGCTTATTCTAGGAGCCCTTTCTATTGCCTCTGGAAAGAAGGGAGTCCTATTCTTTATTATCCTCCTGATATTTCTAAGTTTCTCCCATGTGATTTACCTCTACAGATCCCGGCTTTATATACCCTTTCCGGTGGAGCATTGTATTTCAATCCGGGGCAGGCTTGTTCAGGAACCCTCCTGGAACAGCAGGGGGAATCTGAATTTTATACTTGAGCCCGGGGTGATCGGAAGCAGGACCGGTGCTGCCGGAGAAGGGCTGGGCAGGATCTCGGTCTCTCTGCCGGCGGAGAGAGCTTTTGCACCTGAAGTATGGGTACGGGGTGACAGCATGAGGGTCAGCGGGAAAATGGTCCTTTATGAGGATGTACCTTTTTTTTATGGCAGATCCATGGATCTGTATGTAGTGAACAGACCACAGCAGTTCAGGCGGCGTCTGCTGGCTCAGGTACATAGAAGGGCTGCTTCAGTTTCAGATTTTTCAGCGTCACTTCTGCCGGCCCTTGTTCTCGGGTTGAAACATCCATCTCAGGAGAGGAGCTCCCGTCTCTTCAGGGAGACAGGTACGGCACATATAATTGCTTTATCCGGTTTTCATTCAGGCCTGGTGGCCTTGCTGCTCTATGGATTTTTTAAACTGATCCTGGGGCATCGGGGAGGACTCGTAATGGCTGGGCTGGGACTCCTGTTTTACCTCTATCTGGCCGGTCCCAAACCCTCATTATTCCGTTCTGTTCTGATGTATCAGATCCTTCTTCTGTGTAAGCTAAATCACAGAAAAGCCGATCTGAGGAAAATCCTGATTGCCTCATTTTTGATTTCGGCACTGGTTTTTCCTGAATCCCTTCATACACTGTCCGCAAGGCTCTCCTACCTTGCTCTCTGGGGAATCCTCTCAAGTTCCTCTCTTATTTATAATTTGCTCCACCCCATGGGGAGCAAATTTCTGAGGGCGGGATTAAGTGCCTCACTGGCCGCTCAAATCTGGACAATACCCCTTGTCCTGAGCTGCTTTGCTATCTGGTATCCCGCAGGTATCGCTGCCTCACTGGTATTAACTCCCCTTGTCAGCTGCTATATGTATACGGGTATTCTCTATCTTTTTATTCCTGATCTCTGGATTTTGACAGTCCTTCCGGTATTTCTGTGCAGGCTGCTTGAGAAGATGCTCCTCTATTCTGCATCGATTTTCAGAAGGATCCCTCCTCTTTCCCTTCCTGAGGCCGGATCGGGGCTTTTCCTCTTCCTTCTCTTTCCGCTATTATTAGGCCTTATTTATCGACCTGGAGGATTTGGTGGAAAAAGAAGATCTGAACCTGAATTACGACTCTATCTCAGAGATCAAAGCGCTGTTGAATATGATGGGGCTGGGCCCGCGGAAACGCTGGGGTCAGAATTTCCTGATAAACAGGGGTGCCAGGGAGAAGATAGTA